A genomic stretch from Arachis stenosperma cultivar V10309 chromosome 3, arast.V10309.gnm1.PFL2, whole genome shotgun sequence includes:
- the LOC130969654 gene encoding uncharacterized protein LOC130969654, with the protein MANTFNIVWSGPKLDEKLDYSYWETLMSTHLKAQNLWNFIESDLQEGADAVQQRRDQLALSQIHQGVDYTVFGKIANAKSAKEAWNTLKLSYKGVDKVQKAKLQSLRREYERYEMSSSEIVEQYFTRVTDLVNKMRVYGEDMPDSKVVEKILRTMPMKYDHVVTTILESHDMDTMTIAELQETMESHISRILEKSEKSTEEALKSRVNFNNVAESNRTQEGRGRGFNFQSRSRGSFRGRGRGNYNQGSYNNFTPPN; encoded by the coding sequence ATGGCAAACACTTTCAATATTGTGTGGTCCGGTCCCAAGTTAGATGAGAAACTTGATTATAGTTATTGGGAGACTTTGATGTCCACCCATTTGAAGGCCCAGAACCTGTGGAATTTCATTGAATCAGATTTGCAAGAAGGAGCAGATGCTGTCCAACAAAGGAGAGATCAATTGGCGCTATCTCAAATTCATCAAGGAGTAGATTATACGGTGTTTGGCAAAATAGCAAATGCCAAAAGTGCAAAGGAAGCATGGAACACGTTGAAGCTGTCATACAAAGGCGTAGATAAAGTTCAGAAAGCAAAGCTACAGTCTTTAAGAAGAGAATATGAAAGGTACGAGATGTCTAGCTCAGAAATCGTTGAGCAATATTTTACTCGTGTTACAGATCTAGTCAATAAGATGAGAGTCTATGGAGAAGATATGCCCGATAGCAAAGTGGTGGAGAAAATTCTTCGCACCATGCCGATGAAGTATGACCATGTGGTGACTACGATACTAGAGTCCCACGATATGGATACTATGACGATTGCagagttgcaagaaactatggaaaGCCACATCAGTAGAATACTGGAGAAGTCAGAAAAATCAACCGAGGAAGCCCTGAAAAGCCGAGTGAATTTCAACAACGTTGCAGAATCAAACCGTACACAAGAAGGACGAGGTCGTGGTTTCAATTTTCAAAGTAGAAGCAGAGGAAGTTTTAGAGGTAGAGGTCGTGGCAATTACAACCAAGGAAGTTACAATAATTTTACACCACCTAATTAA
- the LOC130970528 gene encoding copper transporter 2-like has protein sequence MDMDHDMGMAAPPPSTMVMMKRRHFMHMTFFWGTKSEVLFDQWPGDSRGMYALALLFVFVMSFLVEWLSHTRFMKPGSNKLSAGLCQTVLHLLRVGLAYLVMLALMSFNAGVFLMAVLGHALGFFFFGSRAFAKPHSDKRYDDLPPMSC, from the coding sequence ATGGACATGGATCATGACATGGGCATGGCAGCACCACCGCCATCCACCATGGTGATGATGAAGCGCCGCCATTTCATGCACATGACATTCTTCTGGGGGACAAAGTCTGAGGTTCTGTTCGACCAATGGCCCGGGGACAGCCGTGGCATGTACGCGCTCGCTCTGCTCTTTGTTTTCGTCATGTCCTTCCTCGTGGAGTGGCTGTCCCACACCCGCTTTATGAAACCCGGTTCCAACAAGCTCAGCGCCGGTTTGTGTCAGACCGTGTTACACCTCCTTAGAGTTGGTTTGGCATACCTCGTTATGCTTGCTCTCATGTCGTTCAACGCCGGTGTCTTCTTGATGGCTGTGTTGGGTCACGCTCTcggcttcttcttctttggtaGCAGGGCTTTCGCTAAACCACACAGTGATAAGAGATATGATGATCTTCCGCCAATGTCTTGTtga